Proteins encoded by one window of Haliotis asinina isolate JCU_RB_2024 chromosome 6, JCU_Hal_asi_v2, whole genome shotgun sequence:
- the LOC137286536 gene encoding F-box only protein 3-like, with the protein MACESSTLLHFPSEILLQVFRHVDYKDLVNLSLVNNLFCNVATDDSLWKIQCDKYFILQECPKDSTWKELFVKYYGNYGDVLGVYVRIRTAWNKIMGYLKKYDKVITGSLLPPATEEQLREAESKLGCRFPDDMRCSLKIYNGQKQGAGPGLLGCIAISTHFRSEKLLDCKTIAENFSVEDDAPLPGCSPITYCCMTQRCQLMSFREEYGIPKGQIFFPCADGNSKEDDLDAFICGNNYMEWLEELAELMDKEIFYRIKGCHFRFLDVPDCVKVTRDMFTVKVGTCFMPDLSTVHPPSFFFIYRITMKMHDDAPSRESCQLLSRYWSITDMDGNEEIMEGPGVVGENPVLIPGEEFSWESGTTFPTTYGNMKGHFVMINLGKGTEFRIDCPVFHMKCLPYETSAQRKERVQERKKNL; encoded by the exons CCTGTCCCTTGTCAACAACCTGTTCTGCAATGTAGCTACTGATGATTCTCTCTGGAAAATACAGTGTGACAAATACTTCATTCTTCAGGA ATGCCCAAAGGACAGTACATGGAAAGAGCTGTTTGTCAAATATTATGGAAACTATGGTGATGTCCTCGGTGTCTATGTAAGGATTCGCACAGCATGGAACAAGATCATGGGTTACCTGAAGAAGTATGACAAAGTTATCACAGGCTCTCTCCTGC CTCCTGCCACAGAGGAGCAGTTGCGAGAGGCGGAGAGTAAACTCGGCTGCCGTTTCCCAGATGATATGAGGTGTTCTCTTAAGATTTATAATGGGCAGAAACAAGGGGCAGGCCCAGG GCTGCTTGGCTGTATTGCAATATCAACACACTTCAGATCAGAAAAGCTCTTGGATTGCAAAACTATTGCTGAGAATTTCAGT GTGGAGGACGATGCCCCCCTCCCAGGCTGTAGTCCCATCACCTACTGCTGCATGACACAGCGCTGTCAGTTGATGAGCTTCAGGGAGGAGTATGGGATTCCCAAAGGACAGATATTTTTCCCCTGTGCAGATGGAAATTCCAAGGAAGATGATTTGGATGCATTCATATGTG GTAACAACTACATGGAATGGCTAGAGGAACTTGCAGAACTCATGGACAAAGAAATATTCTACAGAATAAAGGGATGTCATTTCAG ATTTCTAGATGTACCTGACTGTGTGAAAGTGACAAGAGACATGTTCACAGTGAAGGTTGGCACATGCTTCATGCCAGACCTTAGTACTGTACATCCTCCAAGCTTCTTCTTCATCTATAGAATAAC GATGAAGATGCATGATGACGCCCCAAGCAGAGAATCTTGTCAGCTGTTGTCGCGGTACTGGTCCATCACCGACATGGATGGGAATGAGGAAATTATGGAGGGACCAGGGGTTGTAG GTGAGAACCCTGTTCTGATTCCTGGGGAAGAATTTTCTTGGGAAAGTGGAACAACATTTCCTACAACGTATGGCAACATGAAAGGCCATTTCGTTATGATAAATCTTGGTAAAG GCACTGAATTCCGCATAGATTGTCCCGTGTTTCACATGAAATGTCTGCCTTATGAAACATCAGCGCAGCGGAAGGAGAGAGtccaagaaagaaagaagaatTTGTAA